cattgtaaaatagatgtcacttagggtacactagaactattttgctaaaacttaattggttttctaaaaagtggtttaatgcaagtagagataatttatgtttgttcattttttagcAATTTAAATGATGGCTACTGCCACTCTTTCTTTGCTTGCCACCGATAAATTGACTGGCgaaaattacgctagttggaaaaacaccatTAACATGATattgatcatcgaggatcttaGGTTCGTtcttatggaggagtgtcctcttaTTCCACCTCCTACTGCTGCTCAAAATATTCGAGAGGCGTACGAGCA
The nucleotide sequence above comes from Benincasa hispida cultivar B227 chromosome 3, ASM972705v1, whole genome shotgun sequence. Encoded proteins:
- the LOC120073562 gene encoding uncharacterized protein LOC120073562, whose protein sequence is MATATLSLLATDKLTGENYASWKNTINMILIIEDLRFVLMEECPLIPPPTAAQNIREAYEHWTQDNEKLRHDTLKYIFNSRMKEGAYVQEHVLNMIVHFNVA